The following are encoded together in the Mycteria americana isolate JAX WOST 10 ecotype Jacksonville Zoo and Gardens chromosome 2, USCA_MyAme_1.0, whole genome shotgun sequence genome:
- the ERP44 gene encoding endoplasmic reticulum resident protein 44: MRPAIFPLLPDPGCLLLLLVSWLFNPTRSEITSLDSGNIDDILNNADVALVNFYADWCRFSQMLHPIFEEASNVIKEEYPDKNQVVFARVDCDQHSDIAQRYRISKYPTLKLFRNGMMMKREYRGQRSVTAIADYIRQQKSNPIREVQDLEEISSLDRSRRNIVGYFEQKDSDNYRTFERVANILHDDCVFLSAFGAISKAERFSGDNVIYKPPGENAPDMVYLGSLTNFDLIYAWTQDKCVPLVREITFENGEELTEEGLPFLILFHMKDDLESLEKFQQEVARQLISEKGTINFLHADCDKFRHPLLHIQKTPADCPVIAIDSFRHMYVFPDFSDLSVPGKLKQFVLDLHSGKLHREFHHGPDPTDVAPGQPSQDLASSPPESSFQKLAPSEHRYTLLREKDEL; the protein is encoded by the exons GTGTCTTGGCTTTTTAATCCAACAAGAAGTGAAATAACAAGTCTAGATAGTGGAAATATAGATGACATTTTAA acaATGCAGATGTTGCTTTAGTTAATTTTTATGCTGATTG GTGCCGCTTCAGCCAAATGTTGCATCCTATTTTTGAGGAAGCTTCTAACGTAATTAAGGAAGAATATCCAGATAAGAATCAAGTGGTGTTTGCTAGAGTAGACTGTGATCAGCATT cgGATATAGCTCAGAGATACAGGATAAGCAAATATCCAACTCTGAAACTCTTCCGGAATGGAATGATGATGAAGAGAGAATACAGGGGCCAGAGGTCTGTGACAGCAATAGCAGATTATATCAGGCAACAGAAGAGTAACCCTATTCGGGAGGTCCAGGATTTGGAAGAAATTAGTTCTCTTGAT CGCAGCAGAAGAAATATTGTTGGATACTTTGAGCAAAAGGACTCTGACAATTACAGAACCTTTGAAAGAGTAGCGAATATTTTGCATGATGATTGTGTGTTCCTGTCTGCCTTCGg GGCTATTTCAAAAGCAGAGAGATTTAGCGGAGACAATGTAATCTACAAGCCACCAGGG gaAAATGCTCCAGATATGGTGTATTTAGGCTCGCTAACCAATTTTGATTTGATTTATGCATGGACACAAGATAAATGTGTACCACTAGTTCGagaaattacatttgaaaatggAGAG GAACTGACAGAAGAAGGCCTTCCTTTTCTCATACTTTTCCACATGAAAGATGACTTGGAGAGTTTAGAGAAATTCCAGCAGGAGGTTGCACGACAGTTAATAAGTGAAAAAG GTACAATAAACTTCCTCCATGCTGACTGTGATAAATTCAGGCACCCACTCCTCCATATTCAGAAGACTCCAGCAGACTGCCCTGTTATCGCCATTGATAGCTTTAGGCACATGTATGTCTTTCCAGACTTCAGTGACTTGTc GGTTCCAGGTAAACTGAAGCAATTTGTACTAGACTTGCATTCTGGAAAATTGCATAGAGAGTTTCATCATGGCCCTGATCCAACTGATGTAGCACCTGGTCAG ccAAGTCAGGATTTAGCAAGCAGCCCACCAGAGAGCTCATTCCAGAAACTGGCACCCAGTGAACATAGGTACACCTTATTGAGGGAAAAAGATGAActttaa